The nucleotide window ATTTAATCTGATTTTCTTTTTGACCAAAAAAATAGCTGGCTGTGATATGCACATAGGAATAAGTATGCAATATGCTGCCATCCTATAAATGGAAATGTGACAGTACAccatatcaatttaattaaaaaatgttgGGTTTAAAAGAACAAAAAACTAACGTTTATCATAAAATACACTTGGGTCCATACTGTTTGAATATTTGCAATTTTAGTCCCTATACTACCATCAATAAGAAGTACAAAATTTTGGAGATGAAAGATTTTATAATATAACAAATCAGGGACTAAAGTGCAACAAAAACTAACtcttaatcccaaactagttaGTCAAAGACTAAAGAGcagttaaatttttaaattttaggaattaaagtgtctaatttaaaaaataataaataaataaataaataaatcagagACTAAACCGTAATGAAATGTTCATAATTTCATAATCAAAGATAAACAAACCACAAGGATAAAAATTGATAATTTTGAAACAACGAGGACCAAAGTGAATACCATGATAGACCTTAGGGGATTTTTTTGTAATTAATCCATATATGCAATGCAGAAATTTCTTGAAAACCAATTGTGCTCTTTTGTCAATGGAAGAGACCAGTTTATcataaattcaaaatatttaCATTAACTTTTAAATATGTTTGTGATATTCAATAAGCATGATAGGACATAAGATTAATTTGTTCTTACTGTGATCATATCTTGAAATGTTATATAAAATTTCAGTGTATCCAATATTTCATCTAGTATGTTCCCCTTGCAAACAACAAGAAGCAAAAGGCTTAAAAGAAGCTTGTTATTTCAGTTCCCATCAACTTATGAAAAACCTGCACCTTAGAAACTCCTTAAAACAAAATGGGAATGAGAAGAAAAACAAGCACCCATACCCAACTAGTGAAGATAGGATAGGGGAGGATTTAGAATTTCCAATCACGGTTGGCGTACACTAACTATCAGCCTTGAGCCCTTAGCTTTTTGAATTGTTCACAGATGGATTGACCAAGTGCATATAAGAATATAACATGGTGCATGCTTTCTAGAGATGACAAAGTATTAATTAGATGGAATCCAATAAGCACTTAACCAAATGCTAGAGCAACAAAGAAACATCCTAGAGTCTTAACTCTTAAGACCATCAGACTAAGTAGAACTAAAACAAACTTAAGCAATAATCACGTATACCTAACACCGCCCTCACTTTGACCAGGTTTATTGGTGTTGCAAATATTGCACTTTGAACGTTTTGCCCAGTTGATATTTCCACACCTGAAGTGAGAGGGGGGAAATGTGAAAAAAACAATAATGAGAATAAGAAATTACACTTTGTATCATGCAACTCAAAAGAGTTGGCTAGCAATATAAATTACAAGTTATTAGCCAACTATTCAGATAAGAACAACATAGTTTGCTAAACATCAAAAAATATGCCCAAAGGACACCCAAGAATCGGATTCAAGCTTAGAGTAGAAATAATGGTACTACATATACGTAAATTAGCATGCAAAATTATTAGTTAtttgtaataatttattaaaaatttattacatcatAATAGCAtccatttatatatatacaaACCAGTAATATCAGCCTACACTCTCATTCCAAGTTCAATTCATATTTTTTAGATATGACAACCGCAGCTGCAGTTGGAGCTACATTCAAATGAACTTCCATAAATCAAGCATGACACACAAAAAAAACCCCCTTATCAAGTTTCTTTCAAGCCAGCAATCCTACCTGTCCAACAGAATGTCATCAGAGGTTCCCTAGAACCTCACTAAAGAGCCATTGCTTATCAGAATCTCAAAGGATTTCCCCATGAGATTCCCCTTAGAACTTCCCATATTCAAATGTTTGACACATTTTATCACAATCTGACAGCAAAACAATCATAACCTGATACCCTCCTCAAAGTTTCAGTTTCTTAAGCATGTCATTGGACAAATGCCTCCTTAATTCCATTCAATAGTATTTTATCAGATTTATTTCAGATATAAACATAGCTCTCTCCAAATTTCTGATTTTAGAATGATTGGACAAGATTTAAAAACTCTTTTTCTCTCTAGTCATCAATTGCCATCCAAAATATATTATTCAAAGGCAGATATGGTTTTCTGTTAGGATTTTTCAATTACATTCAGACAGCATTGTTctgttttctcctattttatcatGTCCAGAATCATATTCCCAACTTGTCAGAAATGTGACAGaaatttaaactttttttttttttttttttgggggggggggggggggcgcggTGGGGTGCGGGGGGGAACAAAATCAAGGGATCGGCTTGGTTtttttcacaagtttcttttCTCCAAAATCAGATAACAGCAAATTGTTTCATCTTTTTTGTTGGAAGGTGAAACAAAAGACCTATTGTTGATGATTAAATACAGCAAGAGGAGATTGGCATTAATTTGAACAAAGGAGACAAGACTGGTTTATGCAGGCGTGAAAGTAGTTTTGTCTGCAGTGGAGGAGAGATCATGTGTCCAAAAGATGAGTGAGAATTTTTTGGAAGGTGAAAAACAAGATCTATTGTTGATGATCAAATACAGCAGATGGAGCTTGTCATTAATTTAAACAAAGACAATAAACTCATTTTTGCATGCACGAGAGTTGTTTTGGCTGCATAGGAGAGACCATGGGTTCAAAAGATGAGTAAAAATTCATTGTGAGAGTTAATGGCTCCTGTCATTTTTTGGCTGGCTTGAATGAAACAAATAGGATTTTCAGGCAGAGGACCTCCACTCTGTTCATATAGATTTGTGAATTAGGACTTAAGGGTTTAGTATTGTGGtaaaccttttcaaccttttttttttttaatctattgcAGATTTTATGGATACCTTATTGTAAATCACTTTTTATTTCTTTGTAATTGGGTGCCAAACCCTTAATGCCTTGTAAtgactttatttatttataaaggaatttttaagaagaaaaatgcCTCTCTCTAGCCAATATGCACATCCATCAACGTTTACTCAACACTGACCCATCTCAAACTAAATTTCATTACAAGAACTTAACCCTCTCCACTGAGACTCATTAAGCGTCTCACCTCTCCATTAAGCCTCTCAATCTCACCTTTAGTTGGTTAATGTCaatcaaataaaatatgaaatacaTTCACACAACTCATTAACTGTCACCCTATAATGACAAAATGAAAATGATAAATTGATCAACAAATCTGAATGTGAAGAGAATAGCATAGGCAGATCACTTAAGCAATTAAATATTGAATCAAATCAATTATTCACTAAAAGTACAAGAAATCAAAACAGAATATGAAAACCATGAGTGGAAGGTCTCACATTGGACAAGGCCAGTCATTAGGACCAAAAAGACCTGTAGAACCAGTGGCAGACCTACTGTGGGCCCCAGAGTTATGGGCACTACGACCCCTCCCACGTCCACCAGCTCCCGAGCTCCCACCAGAGGCACCAGAAGGTCGAGCACTTCCACATCGGTTGCACACACCTCGGAATGCAAAATTTACATTGGAACAACTGCCACAAGAGTTGAGCATGAGAAATCTATATGCATAAAACtatagtaaaaataaaaaaacaaaatctACACCAAGGCTACAAAAGAGCAAGAAGAGCTGCTCACCAATTTCACATCACAGACCTTGTATTTGGACACAACCAGTCTCCCTCCTGTTGCCATGCTTTCCCAGCAGCCTCACCCATGCCTCTACCTCTTCCAACACCAACACCATTCATACCCCTAGCACTTTCTTCCAACCCACCAAAATCACCACTAACATTTGGATCAGGCCCAGAGTTATATGTGTGGTCATCTTTGCTTTTGGACTCTGCCATAAAAACTCCAATTATATTACCATGAAAATCCTTGTTGTTGAACCATTCAACAGCAGCTTGAGCAGCATGTGGATCCTCATATGTAACCGTAGCATCCCCCTTTGGCTCATTTGTTATTTTGTCGCGGTAAAACCATATCTTAGGTCCACCCGTTCGCTTGTCTTTCTATTAATTATAGAGTACAAAATTAAACAGAGTAGCAGACTTGCAATGAAGCAACTGCTAGCAATAGTAAAAATTAAAGCAAATAGCAATTGTGAGTAGTAAGAGATGAGACCGGATACCTTTAGCAACCCAATGGTACCAAAATATTCAGCCAACATATTCTCATCAGTCCCCTGAGGCAAATTACAAACATAGACAGACCCATTTGCAGAGGCTCCTTTTCCTGAAGAGGTTGCCATTGTGCTCCAATTTCATCAAATTACACAAACAGAACTGCTTCTCagctcttaaaaaaaaaaaatacacaatTGATTAGCTGAATGTAACCATAGCCAAAACTAACATAAACAAATACACAGTAGCTTATAAAAGAAGAGGACATTTTTTCGTTCAACAACTGGGAAAAAGAGTCAAGAAGAAGACCGGCGGAGAGAACTCAAATTTTTGGGTTTCAAACAAATCGAAGAAATTTTTCATAGATTTTAACAGAAATGACCACAAGAATTCAATTTAAGCGCAAATAAACCCTTGAAAGTCACGTATTCAAGAACGATGATGGATGCGAAatcaaagacaaagaaattgagAAAGCAAAAACATTGTAAATACCAGTAGATTGAAGAATAGAATCAAAAGGAGAAACAAACTATCAGGATCGATTATTTTCAAGTAGGGTTTCTTCGTGTACCTGGAAATCACCACCAGAGAAACAAACTCTGCTTCTTCGCGCAAAAACGATTGATTACGTAATAAAGGAGCCTTTGCACATTAGCTCCAATGAACGCAActcaaataagaaaattattttttaacccCTAAATTATCTCAATTAACACATTTATCTCTTTATTTTTAAAACTCAACAATTCCATCCCCAGGTTTTGAATTCCATATCCAGGTTTTGAATTCGTGCAATTCAAAGTCCCTCCTCAATTCATAGGAGAATGGATGAATATGGACAGAGGTGGAATCTTGAATTGTACTGTTTCAAAATGCAGGATGAAATcgttgaattttaaaaataaagagataaatatattaattatgacatatctcaagaactaaaaaataatttttccatCTTAAATAATATAACTAAAATTACATCCAAGTACTCATGCAATGTCAGCAACTAAAATACCAACATCTattcttaatttaaaataatttaatctcttaattttcattttattaataatttattccttctgcttaattttattaatttactattaattataataaaaatatcaaaaatattCTTACCTTTATTTTTGTAAccgttaactttatttttaatttaaaataattaagttactaaagttttattttattaacaaaatatttcttttatttaaattttacattcaaataattcataaattttatatttaaattattatatatcatatttaaaatataatgtacGCATAAAGATATCCTCTGTAAATAATGTTCCAAATTATTAAGAATAAATatgttaaaatatttatattataatataaaaaaaattattatttaatctttatattttaaaaaatatattatttaatttctctatttttaaatttgtaaattgtcTAATCTCTTCTATCATTTAAAAGCAAATTTTTCTCAAACTTAATTATTTCGTTCATATAATTTGAATAATAcaattatttagttcttatatttttaaaCCCATCAACTATTCAAAATATATCTATAATTACTCTTTTTCCTTTAACTAATTTGATCAACAAAAAAGTTAATAGAAATGACTAAATAGTTCATGGACTAATAATAGGGGATTAAATAAAGTATTTTcaaatatagagattaaataattaaattcgttaaaatataaagactaaatattaatttttctaaataatcatattttgtatttgtatttataatttataatctattaaatatgtgTTAGAacgataaaataatatttaaaattagaagaattaaaaataattttattgtaaaTATTTATATGGGTAAATAttacattaattaaattaataaatagagCAATATagtaaatttttatttacatattttaaatataatgtaTTATATTGaccaaattaataaattttaaaatatgaaaaagagACTAtcatctatattatatataaatgtgagAGGGGAGAAGGAGACATTGGCTACTAAAAAAAATATcgtctttaaatttttataattgtaTTGTAATATTGATAGGAGTCTAACATCATTCATTATATTAGAgaacttaaaattttataatataataaattatgcatttattttctataataaattatatttagggACTATATCAACATATATTGTACTACaatttagatttttattttaatttatatattcattaatcttttataattttttttaaaaatgtattACTAATAATATCAGagcaataaaatattaaaaaaattaaattaaacttttataataaattaaattaaattaaattaataataatattattaaaattattaatattaaataaaactaaattttaacttttttaaGATTATGaactataaaaaattaaaataaaataaataatatttgaaaatgtaatttaataattgtttaaatattttaaagttttgattaaaatatataaatttaatgacATTGGGTTAATATATTTAAAGTAATATCTTCTAATAACAATTTAAGTAATGTCAAACACATCAATAAGCTTTAATTTAGTAGtattagaattatttttaaaGCTATGAAGTTTCAAATTTGAGttctaattgaaattaattgcattacaaattaaaaaatatatatatgtatatatatatatatatatatgtggttGATTATGGTCCTAACAAAAAACAAGGCAAGTAATACAGTtgtggaaatgaaatgaagtgaatcTCATAAAGGGTGAGATGTGTATTAAGATTTTCTTGAACACATAAAAAGCTCAAAATCATTTGATGATCTACTAACAATAGAAGATGTTTATTactcaatatttaaaaaaaatttgagagaaatgtaATTCATATAAAAATAACAGTATGACAACATACTAATAAGCAAGTATTTTTATTCAAGATATCGTTATTACACATAGAAAGTGAATGATACATATTCCATTTCAAAAGAAAGCAATTCACAATTCGTTTGTGCTTTATAATGACAATAAACAAAACCTAAGGATAAACAATATCAAATGCTTTGTTGTAGGATATTTTCTCTCATTGACAACTGTATGTAACAATAACATTATCAAGAGGAGTATTACTGTCAAAAGGAGTATCAATGTCAACTATAAAAGTCCTTATTaagcaaaataaaataaaaaaattaggaaaCATATACAAAGAACACTATCTACAAGGAGATCTCATTATCACAAAGATTTTAAgagaaaaatttatatttaaaatattcagtacttatattaaaatattgataactaatataataatttaatcattATAGTGAGCCTGTATTCTGAAGCTAATTATCTATTATAACAATGTcataaaagaaattcaaaaataTTATAAAGTTGAATGTGACATTATATTATTTTGTATTGTTACTTATGATATACCAATTGTCttctcaaatttttaataatataaaaagtctataatattatataatatatgaaaaattaataaaaattatatatataaaaattaaataatgagtATGGATAATAAGCACAAGTAACATGTAACGTacgttaaaagaaaaaaaaaactagtgtAAATAAAAGACAGTTACATaatggttttttttttcattatattttcttataaataTCCAATTGGCCACTATATAGTAtaaatctttattttttaaaataataattcaaaTTAATGGGATTGGCATTCTAAAAAAATTATGTAATTGGATTATttcaatataaaattatataactagaaattatattattaatttgatCGATATAATATTAACTGGTAAGATTTTGcttaaaatgtgaaaaattataataaaattgtattAACTATCCTAATTTTACACTATATTTGTAAGaaagtttttgaaaataaaatataggTTTTTAAAATAATAGGTTTGTTTGGAAGTGAGAATTTTTTGTAAGCAAGATAAGGTTTTTAAAAGATTCAAAATTTCCAAAACCTTCACTTTTTCAACCCGCTAAATTAGTGGGTTAAAAAGGTTTTGATACCTTACTTTTCATTATCTTACATTACCTTTCTTTAAAAAACCTCCACATATTCCATCCAAATACATTGTTAAATGTGTCTTATCACAGCAGCAATAGGGATAGCTCAATAGTAGCTGCATATATATTGAATTTGGAAAACTTAGGTTTAACTCCCCTTGCACATGTAacccaaacaaaaaaaaaaaaacaaaaaagtggCTTATAACAATTACATATTTTTAATGGTTTTATAAATTCTAAAcaatacaaaatatatttatgACACGATATGAACATTTTAGTACAAATGAAGATATTTCgtaaaaacacacacacacacacacacacatatataatgaCTATTTTATTAATGAAAACAAAATCTCAAggatttatttgttttaagttgaAAGTTAAGAATATTTTGATTACTTAACATAgaattaacaataaatttaacCAAATTTGAATGAAAGGACTAAGTTGCTACcaggaaaacaaaaaaaaaaaacttaatggcTAGATTGTTATGAAATTCAAAAAAACTACCTGAGGGAGCTATTGAACAGCTAGAAAAAGCCGGGGCCCACTTACGAAAAGTGGAAATAAAAGTAGATCAGTTTCGAACAAATGAATATCTTGAGATAGAAAGAGAAAAATTGAATTTGATTAATTCAATATATGCAAAAGTATATATACATAAGTATAAGGTTTGtcaaaatctctctctctctctctctctctctctctctctctctatatatatatatatatatatatatattgctaaCGTTGTTAAATGATGCTAATGTAGCGCCATATATGATGTGTTGTTGATGTCAATGCCACATCAACAATTTTTAGGCCATTATTTATTTTGTCACCTAAGTGTAAAAAAGTGAAAGTACATATcttaaattacaaaaaaaaaaagataaagttCAAGCCCTAAATGTTAAAATCACAAAAATTTTGAAAGTATATAAGAACAtaaggggagagagagagagagagagagagagagagagagagagagagaatgaaagaTGAAtgggaaaagagagagagagagagagagagagagagagagagagagggag belongs to Hevea brasiliensis isolate MT/VB/25A 57/8 chromosome 4, ASM3005281v1, whole genome shotgun sequence and includes:
- the LOC110632229 gene encoding transcription initiation factor TFIID subunit 15, encoding MATSSGKGASANGSVYVCNLPQGTDENMLAEYFGTIGLLKKDKRTGGPKIWFYRDKITNEPKGDATVTYEDPHAAQAAVEWFNNKDFHGNIIGVFMAESKSKDDHTYNSGPDPNVSGDFGGLEESARGMNGVGVGRGRGMGEAAGKAWQQEGDWLCPNTSCSNVNFAFRGVCNRCGSARPSGASGGSSGAGGRGRGRSAHNSGAHSRSATGSTGLFGPNDWPCPMCGNINWAKRSKCNICNTNKPGQSEGGVRGGRGGGYKELDEEEIEETRRRRKEVEEDDGELYDEFGNLKKKFRAKTQQAESGRLPPGAGRAGWEVEELGSVDRDGRERSRERGRERDDKESSKYREHSGRDRHRSRSRERDRGKDRDWDYDCDQDREHGRDRDRDRERNRDRYRH